CACACGATTTGTGTAACAGAATACTTAAGGAACATATCGGGTAACATAGACAAACTCTTATGAAAAAGTCTATAATCTAGTGTTAAAATGAAAGCTGGGATTAGGCATGGAATTTTCCATATCTGGGCTGTTCcgagaaaataaaaaaacgtaagattaaattattaacatactaAAGCGAAGTTTGAAGTACAAAGGGGCTACCCTTTAAGCGAAATCTCATAAAAAATGAAGTAAGAAACgtgtttacagtaaaaataaccTAATTTAGATTATAGATAATCCATACTATTTTACAGATAAAACGCCACTAACTGTGACGAAAATTATTACTCTAAGATATTACGAGAAAGAGGTTAGTAGAAAAACCTAAAGTTGCGCCTGAAAATCGTCATTTACAGCTAGATGAATTTTACACAACATCCATCATAAAGAGCAtggttttataatacatttaattgggtttgatacataaaatcaacacACCAGTCCACACGTAAATCACGagtaagaatataaatattaaaaataatgaacgaATTAAAAATAGAAAGCTCAATAAATTGAAGTTTGGGCATATATGATAACTTAGAGTAAGAAGTAAGGTCATCTTTTCCATCCTAACTAACACCGTCCTATATTTCATATCTCACATCATAGCACCGTACCACGCGTCGTGCCTAGATGAACCCGTTTTCACTTGCTGTGATACGTACATCGTGCTATGTGCTGTGCAGTCgtgtttagattatatttttgttctcttcTTGGTGTTAAGTTTTAGGTATATTAACTCTCGTATTTATATACACCTTTTATGTTACTATTTCGACTTAAGTGTAGACGGGGAACGTTTTGCATTCTTATGTTGTAGGGTTTGTCACCGGAGAAAGAGAACAGATAACCATTTCACAAAACGCTGTGTTAGCATAGTAACTGACAGAAAACTTCTTTCAAATCGTTCTTTGTCaatagtacattttaaacaaataattgcattgttataaatattaaataaagtatactgTATATGATCAGTGAGATCGGGTGTAAACGGTTTTGCATAACGATGAAGGATTCAGCTTGTAGCATATTTTTTCTTATCTCTTATATTTGCCGGCCAAACTTACGTCTCAGGCGTGTGATGACCCATGGACACAGTGAAAGACCGACCACCGTATCCTCGAGGCAGGGGGCGACAGGAGGCTGTGCACGGCGCCGCCTTGTGTCTGCTTCCAGCATCGCTTATTGTAGCGGCGAAGAAGCAAGAACTCAAGAAGTGGCTGCACCTGGCTTGTCCTTGGTGGATAAAAAGACATTACTGTTATTCCGTTTCGGGCGACAGGTAAACTGGATAAAATCAGAAATTAGTGGATTTAAAGAACTGAATATCATGATTAAAGATATTCCAAAATAATGAAAGTTCTGTTTATCATAATAATATAGATGGAATGAATAGATTGtgagtttaaatatataattcatgaAATGTATTTTGCTATACAAAAAAAAATCGGGTTTGGCTATAAAATATGTACTGAACAAGAAAATTAAAGTAGAAAATGGctatgaattaaattgaaaaccgttaataatttcattaacaaATTCAAGTAATAACTTCTGACTATCTGACCGTTTTAATTCAGTTGAAAGTCTACTTTACTTGGTCGTGCGGAACATTTCGTTCGGTTTTTCTGGGCATGTTGATTAGAAGAGCAGTTTGGACCATTTCAAGAAACATTTACTTCCTTCCTACTGTACCATTGgataaatattgttactattaataaatatttgacgaTGATATAATCCTATAATCGTGTTATGAGCACATAGATAAACAGAAAGTGGAGGAATGGGAAGTTGTACTTTTCTAGTAGTGGGTTTCTTGAACATTGATCACAACaaggacacaaataaaaatcacttacTAATCATGCGACCCTCCTTCCGACAGCTGGGCTGCATGCGTCCCCCGTTGACGCAGAAGTCCACGTGCCCCACCTGAGGAGTCTCGCCCAGCAGACCAGCGTTCGTGTGGATGACTTGCACGATGTGAGCGTCATCTCGAGTCAGGCGGAAGGCTCGGGATCCGTACCTATCTACTAGCGGCCTGGCAGGATCTAGACCTGACACAATAAAAACTTACTCTCAAATGATTATTTTCGATGGATTttaaaaagacttttataaaGGCAATATTGATAGTGTTATTAACAAATACTAGGAACAGCACATCTGTAACCGCAAATTTCGCGGTATTGGGGTGGAAAGGTGAATAGTTAAGTCTAGTTTACTGCAGAGGATGACTTTACCTGTTGCTATACTGAACATGAGGCTGTtccttgcctgctttgactggaacaGAACTAGTCATCCCTTCTTCTTGACTAAGCACACTTGACTAAGAAACAGAGTTCAATATAGTTCCTCATAGTGAACATGACATGAGAGTTCTGCAAGAGGAGGCCCTAACCCTTAACTATACCCAGCCTAAATAAATTTACAGTCAGTCCTAAGCAGGCGCAAATGTCattttaggactaagtacaagaggtaatattaattttatcattatcattttacattgtataatgCTTCTCCATTACCATTTGCAGTATTTTAGCACTCGATCGAGTTTACTATCTTTGAAAAAGATTTACCATCGTACCtcgtatttacaaaacaaatattaaggTACAATCTAGTTTGAAACATCTACTTAAAACTAAATCGATTACACTTAACACACTCATTCATGATTAATACATGTTTAGCCTCAAAATATGGAGCTGAATCCCTATACTCTATAAAGCTGTATGGTATCtgtataaaactactttttttaacTAGTGTCCCACAAATTTTATAGGTCTTgacatttgtattttaatacttctTTATTAGCAAAACAAACCAAGCatctaaattataatagtttctaaggaaaaatggaaaaattaaaaggATGATTAATATCTGGCTGGACCTGGCCGAGTTCCCCGGCCATCAAACGACTTGCTCTAGTGGAACGGGCGCGTGCCTTCGTCGTCGGAATAATTGTGATAGAGTGGTCTCGAGACCATCTTCTCGATGCGGGCCAAGTCATTATGTCGTGACGTGCTAGTCTAGAGTACTACAGTATTTTAATCaatgtaaattgttataataagaTTGTAATATGTTCGTTAGGTGGTGAGGTATTAAGTTGTAAGGCAAATactaaaattagtaaattgttGTGTCAAAATGTCGCTCATTACAATAaggatttaaatttacattaccgTGTTATACGTACGCGGCGCCTTAACCAGCCAGTAACTCGCTGTCCTACGAGCCTTTCTCGTATATTCTCTCCGACGAGTCGTCGTTCCTGAAGGTTTATATCCTATATCACTACATTCACACACCCACAGCTACCCGTTACCTATATTACCTGCATGTTCAGAGTTATCAACTGGTATTGTGGCGTAGTGAAAGTAggctactttttaaatttttttatgtattgacaTACATGTTTGTAtgttagaaatgaagtttcatgtaaaatctaaAGTTTATAAATGAAATCTTTTTCGTATTATGTTTTCATATGATAcgttcactttttttattttcatagcagtgttcacaATAAACATCCCGGTGAGCTGGCAATGTTACTACAACGCAAGAGGCGCTAAAATCAAATCCCGTCACCGACTTTTAAAAATGGCTTTCCtcgttattatttttgttcttttaacttataattaaacATTCTCGTATATGAAATCACAGATGCTTGTtcttagtttgtttatattttcattcagatattttctcgttgccatcattgttacccataagaccaatgtaaaaatatttgataacgcttacccaaatctcatggagtgatatGCTGATCAAATTGATCAAGAAATCAGTGTTGATTATATAGAATCGAAGGTTCGTACAAACTTTAAGTCtgtagatcagttcgttttcgagatcgTGCGGTCAGAGATCAAATTGCAATCCAGTTTGTGACAAATTGGAGGCCGGAACAGTCAAATAAATTCTCTTAATATAGTATCGTCGCTGATTATGACGTCAAATCATACGTGaacgttaaaataaattaatagcgaacagataaattagttttatattggaGTAAATTCAGATGACTAAATTGCTACGTTACAAAAGAAATtcgtatttaaaaacattattaactgagatattaaattttaatcgtaTAGTTTGGGTCCAAGATTGGAAGTGGAAAGGATATACTTCTGTTATCCCCTTCTTTCGCCCTGCATCGTTCTCTTTTTCAAATTGGCTGGTAATGAAATACTTCGCTTTACTCTGCAAGCAAGTATAAATGGTCAAACTTGTTTCAGATATATTGTTTCGTCGTGAAATGAAATGTGAATTGATGTACATTTCGATAAGATGATGTAAGAGGCTAATTTCCCTATGAGaagttgtattttaattcaattataaacaaattggTATACTTGCACAACAACGTGTTGAAAAATGGAACTcattacaaaaaagtgttaacaaGTGAATGAGTActaatacacttaaaaatataccTGTATACTAGGTGAACATACCAGATAAATAATTGTACTCTTATACAAGTGTggcatgttttaaatttgaaactacaTAGTATATCCAGTATACAATTTATACCAACAACGTTGTGGGACATTCTgtcattttataaacttattacacCAAAGTGAGACTATACACGTCAACATCTTATAAATTTGGATTAACAAAGTAAGGCTatctaaatttattcaaattcgGGCAAAAACATGTGGAGATAACTGACACACATCAAATGGCTTTACCAACGAGGAGCAGACATTTCCGAACCTACATATAATACTAACAACGTGGAGCTAGACGATAACAACATATTCACACACAAATATCCGACACTCGAGAATGCTCGCTCGCTCAACctataaatttataaccaaaCTGAGCACATTCATTTCagatttaacatgtgacacatgtAGCCTGACCCAACACACgcaatattacaaaacaatcttTTGGTGACTTTATGTATAGCTTGGAGTACAAAGTGAGTATGTCgacttatattattgtaacattgctatgaaacctaacttattAATTGACAAAATGTCAATATCATGTGGCAAGTTGAATCGTCCATTAATGGCAtcacattttgcatgaaacttcatttctacataggcaagaatgagttGTTTACCATAGCATGACGTTGTTTGTTTAGCCGTCGAATTTGGATGCTCGTCATTAACGGAGTCATTTAGGAAGCTGACacgatttctcttttgtctacggggggatataaacatttttttatgattttctgcCTGTCTATTTGTTCACAAAACATCTCCATATTGAAATCagctatagaattaaaatattgtatgcaacttcagcgaagatTTTTACGCGATACGTGGTCTGGCGTATTCTTACCTTGTATTAAATATGATATTgtcatacaaaactatacaaaaataagttataacaaGGAGAACTATCACACTCTACTGTAGATGGTTATAATATAACTTATGCGTTTACATGTCAGCTTTACTATTTCATACGTATATCATATTCGGATTCATTTTCTTTACAAgattaaaagtgtaataaaattaacttaattaaataataattagcaAAGCTGGGCATCAATGCATCTCGGGAACGCAGTCAATAATTTAAAGGGGACCGGACCATAATCTTACAGTAACCTGTCCTCCGAACAGAGCAAGTTAGCCTAAGGAAAAATGTcagaataatgaaatttaaagagAAAACTGAGGACAATAATACGGTGTTTTAACGTGTAGCGTAATAACACACGtagtttaatgaaataattatgcaGTATATACTTAACACTTGCATTCAACCTCAAACCTGCATTCAAGCCTGTGACGTGGCAATTGGAGTGAGATATTCataccttgttttataaataCCGTGATACGtaaatccatttaaaataaactacaagtATGATTCATGTTCTAAAACGTTTTCTATAAGTCAATTGGGCACTGTAGCAAATCATTAGTATCCTGTATTAGTAAGGAAATGACTTGATGTTTGGGGCTCAAAAAAATTGTGTAAAGTGAGATGGTGGGGTGGTATTGTTTAACAATACATAAACAACACAGTATTTATCTATAGAGCATTTATCTATAGGCTTATGTCtataacattaaaagttttgATGTTTTGAAGACGAATGGCGGAAGACATGTTACTCAAAAACACATCTGGCAACTAGTCTACAGAACATAACTAAGTAGATAGTAACTCCTTTAAACggtatttaacaaaaaaattatacgGTTTTAggttgattttgtatacaaattcagtcttttttaattaaaaattagaacgTTTTTGAGGATATGTTGAAAGTAGAAcactacatataatataattttgtttaattctttattccTAAAAGTGATTAGGCCACTACGCGTCCTTCCAAAAGCATTAGAAATCCATCGGTGTTAATAAGTAAGAGGAGTGAAAGTGTGTGGAAACTCAACTGTTACAATGTTGTGGTTGTTTATTTCCACAACTGGGATGGCAATGGTGGATTCATATTATTGCTTTTGAAAGGGACCGATGACAAAAATTATGTGGGTGGTGGGTCCATTACGGAAAGAAAAGTGAAAGTCCCTCATAATGTACGTACTCTCTAGTTAAATTTCAATTCAAGCTTTATACACATCACCATATATGTGTAATTCAAATGGAAACAcgttaaagataaatatattcctattttaAGTATCCAAAATGTTTAATTCTCTATCTTTCTGTCTATTTGTGCTTTTTAAATGTTAGACTATTTCTAATTAACCTTTAACGATCACATTCTGAACACATGCTGTAGTTATTATATCACTGAGAAATTAATAACAACTATTTCTCATGTAAGTTTGTAATGGAGGCCTGATAAAAGTGTTATGTTGAATTCTGCAAAGACTCCAAAAACCTTTAAAACGTTAtgcatattttacaataatacgAGTAATATCGTTTGATAAATTAGTTGCTGTAGCCAAAGGCAATGTATTTCCGAAAATCACAAAACTAATTTTCTTACGCCAATTTCTGAATTATATGATGTttgtgtatgatatttttatgtaaatatttaactagtatatttataagataatgaaaatttgataataaatttacacgcatttaaaaatttttgaaataaactctgattcaattcaattcaattaggatagaagtgaaattattttttaaataacttctgTTTGTACTGTGCAGCTAATTGTTAGTGTGTTTTAAGggcttatatattttatattgtgagAAGATACATAAGTTTACTTAAACTTGCAAAAACTTTAACATGTAGACAATACTGTAATATAAACAAAGAGACGTACATACAGAAAACTAAGCAatttaggtaatttattatagGACGCTTTCTTGAATTTTCATGTTATCAGCCATTTCCcgaagttttaatatatatcaaatattaagatataacaaaaaataaatacaatatttccgTCCGATTGTCAACTGATCAACACTGAATATTTAAGATGTTAACTTATTGGGGATAATcatttattatatgttcaataagtaaatattaaaattgaattattgggaacaaagttatttttgagcGCAAGTTGTATCCTCCCCATATTATTATATCGTTCAGTGTGCACCTCTTTATGACACTTGAATTGTTTAACACCTACCGAACCAAGACAACAGTTAGAACAGAGTAATGTGTGTTATGTGCCAAACCCAAGGAATTTACGGTCTCTTGCCATATAAAATTCCAACCTGTGTTCACAAAGTACTTTGTGTTCTTTTGCAGAATTCCCCCTCCCTTATCAATTAGAAACCAATATATATTGTAAGAACTAGGAAGTTTTTAGCACTTAGTTCTATCGATTTCTTGTACATATCAGatagaaacaggattttccggaaatttgccatcgttcagtgatacaataaattatCAGTGGTACACTAGACAATtgcaaatttcattaaaacacatttgatattttattttcttgtcaTATTTCATCGTGAAATATCAGTATTCTTTAAATACACGTTGCCAACTATTATGGTTTGAAATGCTTATAACTTTTCTCGGAGTAATCAAAACCTTTTTTCTATTTTCCATGTCTTTAATAAAGTAATCTAGAAGGACTGTTACTTTGAAATTAAAGGAATTTCTCGATCGCAACACCATATCCTCAAAGTTTATCTATGATTAGGTGTGAAGGGGCACGATATCGGGTCATATGACCTCCCGGAATGTTCCTGCTGCTTACCAATAATCTTGTGCATCTTCTCGGATAGATGGTTGGTCATCATGCCGCAGATGTGAGCGCCCAGGCTGTGGCCCACACAGTGTACGCTCTGTGCAGTCGCCCCACTGCGGGTCAAGTACGAGTAGAACTGAGCCGAGCACTGAGCTACCAGTCGACTGTTGCTGATGGCAGACAGATAGCAGGGGAAAGGTGTCAGGATCTCCCAGTCCACAGTAAACACGTTGTAGTCCCTTCGATTCAGGTACGCTGCGTGGAAAAGAAGGAAATCAGAAAATATTGATCTTAACAGAAATTTTGAGTACATGACGCATACAAATATTCTTACAGCAGACTATGAATTCAGGTTATCTTTAGCCAAGAGTTAGAATTTTACCAAGTTATCTCGCACACATTTTAGAGCCATGTAAGCGAacatcaaatgttaaaataaaagttattcacTACTAAGAATGGATCCATACTTGATGTGGTTCACTCCATACtgataaaaacattataacatattaatgtaactcctataaaaatatgtgtttgtatGTAATGAATGACATTTTTGTTACAAGGACTCTACTTTATTAAAACTCGTATTGGTGAACTTCTTAGTAATATTAGAACTATGCTAAACTTTgaacaattttactattttattttcgGCGTAGGATTccgaaatgtttaattttataagtatatcaCATTGATATAGGCCTACTAAAAACTATGCAATCAACCATTAGAGATAATATGTTATGAGGGTAACAATATATATGGCAAAACTaaaggtcgtttcactacagaCGGCTCCTGATGTTATTCTTTCGGCATCCAAAACATTTTAGTTACGGTAAAAGTTCTATAAAGGTATAAGAACATAGTAATATTAGAACataatacaagaaaataattggtggaatatgaatataaaaattaaaacgtcaTTAAAGAGAAAACCACTATAACATTTAATAGAATCATACATTGTAACTATCTAACATTTTACTGTTACAAATTACAACGTGAGTAATTGATAGCTTGTTATATGAATAGCCATGTAATTTCGTATTCATTAACCTTGTTGTCACGAACACCATAATACATGAAATCTCTAGTAGTTATTTGAGttacataaatatcaataatatctaTTGATTTTTCAATAGACATCATACGGATGTTGGTTGAGGTTCTGAAACATATTTCAGCTAGAAAATCTAATAGCTATATGCACTTAGAGGTCTGAAATATCTAGCAGTTATTGATATCAGTTGATGGTTTGAAATATAGAGCAGTTAAGACCAGAAATATGAAtgttaagaatttgaaataaccAGCAGATAATTGTGCCAGGTAAAGCTCTGAAATATCAAGCAGTTAATGATGCTTGATAATTGTAGTTATAATAGTGAGCAATATGAATAGTATATTGTAGTCGATGGTCTAAATACTTAGCAGTTAAGACTCGAAATACGGCAGTTAAGACCCTTAGCAAACGTCAAAGGCTGCAACAGTTATGAATACGATACTAGTACTCCTCTTGATAGTTTACCAAAGCGCTATTTGTGCATAAatacaaattgcaaaaaaacccCGAGTCTTATTGGTTTGCATCATATACTACATTTGTGTATTAATAGTTTACTAAAGCGAAAACGCACTATTAGTGCATAAGTAAGAAATACATCAAACCCTGAGTCTTCTTGGTTTGAAACGTATGTTACATTTGTAGTGGAATATTCAAGAGATAATTATAAAGAGTAAGTTACAGTGGTATATATtgggatattattattaaaattatttagcttTTAGTTACTGTTCTTAAAGAtccaaattgttaatttatttcaaacgcATGTTACGATTTTACAAgcttttacaaacacattatgattgatcaataattattgtaaggtaggttaattttaactttactaagTTTATGTTGACCATAAAGTTTGTCAGTATGCTATTTAACCAGTTATATGATTTTTTGTTCCAATTATGTTGTTATATAGAAGGTTTCATT
This Homalodisca vitripennis isolate AUS2020 chromosome 3, UT_GWSS_2.1, whole genome shotgun sequence DNA region includes the following protein-coding sequences:
- the LOC124357235 gene encoding lipase member H-A-like; this translates as MVWRRSFKPASLLELCVFFLLFQGSVGLLWNAFDLEYWRCKLKRNNQCPDEDIKVWLYTPDKSYARRIHIHSPLTLQEQGWNPRHKSVIIIHGFNGTESKTPMTFIRDAYLNRRDYNVFTVDWEILTPFPCYLSAISNSRLVAQCSAQFYSYLTRSGATAQSVHCVGHSLGAHICGMMTNHLSEKMHKIIGLDPARPLVDRYGSRAFRLTRDDAHIVQVIHTNAGLLGETPQVGHVDFCVNGGRMQPSCRKEGRMIRQARCSHFLSSCFFAATISDAGSRHKAAPCTASCRPLPRGYGGRSFTVSMGHHTPETARGTYCIRMDDAQRCPFD